One genomic region from Mangifera indica cultivar Alphonso chromosome 17, CATAS_Mindica_2.1, whole genome shotgun sequence encodes:
- the LOC123200909 gene encoding uncharacterized protein LOC123200909 — MSDGSIGRILIGWNKATIRLNVIADDSQYIHCDVKLVKENSSIGLTIVYGSNNPMERKVLWRNLINQAHMMQNTPWIIMGDFNTIKHPLEKVGGAAWGNYYCEDLSNCMRDAELDDLRFMGHLLTWSNCSEGARRIACKLDRALINDSWKDLFPNAMAHFFNPSISDHSPCLVRVGTIEDCRKVPFKFYNMWTHHENFLNVVAKVWNQEAQGSPMFIVTSKLKKLKVELKKFNKEHFGHISERVLEARRQLENVQELLWISPLDEDLARDQNTKFFFKSIKGRRNRNSIYGIQRENGTFVYGMEEVKEEFVDHFESVLNVREHSNVNLEQLKKVVNH, encoded by the exons ATGAGTgatggttctataggcagaattttgattggttggaatAAAGCTACTATTAGACTCAATGTTATTGCGGATGATAGCCAATATATACATTGTGATGTGAAGCTTGTTAAGGAGAATTCTagcattggcttgacaatagtctatggcagcaataatcctatgGAGAGAAAGGTTCTTTGGCGTAATCTCATAAATCAAGCCCATATGATGCAAAATACACCTTGGATCATAATGGGAGATTTCAACACCATCAAACACCCCCTAGAAAAGGTTGGTGGGGCTGCTTGGGGAAACTACTACTGTGAAGACCTTAGTAATTGTATGAGAGATGCTGAATTGGATGACCTAAGGTTCAtgggtcatctcctaacttggagtaattgtagtgaaggagCGAGAAGGATTGCATGCAAACTTGATAGGGCTCTCATAAATGATTCATGGAAGGATCTATTCCCAAATGCCATGGCTCATTTCTTCAACCCCTCCATTTCCGATCATTCTCCATGTTTGGTGAGAGTTGGTACCATAGAAGATTGTAGGAAagttccttttaaattctacaatatgtggacacaccatgaaaactttcttAATGTTGTTGCCAAAGTTtggaaccaagaagcacaaggcagccccatgttcaTTGTGACAAGCAAGCTTAAAAAGCTGAAAGTGGAgttaaaaaagttcaataaggAGCATTTTGGCCATATCTCCGAAAGAGTGTTAGAAGCTAGAAGGCAACTTGAAAATGTCCAAGAACTTCTCTGGATAAGCCCCTTGGATGAGGATCTTGCTC gtgatcaaaacacaaaattctttttcaaaagcaTCAAAGGCAGAAGAAATAGGaactctatctatgggatccaaagggagAATGGAACTTTTGTTTATGGCATGGAGGAGGTAAAGGAGGAATTTGTGGATCATTTCGAATCTGTCCTAAATGTAAGGGAGCATTCAAATGTGAACCTTGAGCAGCTCAAAAAGGTAGTCaatcactaa